GAGCTTACCAATGATGGCTGGGAGTTCGGCCTGTCGGGCAAAGTGCTATTTGGCAGCGATGTCGAGAGCCTGAACGCACCCAGCACGCAAATTGTCGAACGCATCGGCAAGGCGTTGCTTGGCGTGGGAATCGAGCGGGTGCGCGTCGACGGCCATACCGATGCGTCGGGCAAGGAAACCTACAATCAGCAACTGTCCCTGCGTCGGGCCAAGAGCGTTGCCAATGTACTCGCCACCGTCGGCATGAAGCAGGAAAACATCCAGCTGCAAGGTCTCGGCAGCAGTGAGCCGGTAGCTTCCAACGACACAGCGGCAGGACGTACGGAAAATCGCCGGGTGTCGATTGTGATCAGCGCCGATTAGTCGGCGAAGCGCATCTCCCGCGTTTGCCCCATTAACAGACCCTGATTGCGCTCAGTCACCTCGCGGATG
This window of the Pseudomonas fluorescens genome carries:
- a CDS encoding OmpA family protein, producing MLASTGCQTAPQKGLTPAQVAVLKQQGFELTNDGWEFGLSGKVLFGSDVESLNAPSTQIVERIGKALLGVGIERVRVDGHTDASGKETYNQQLSLRRAKSVANVLATVGMKQENIQLQGLGSSEPVASNDTAAGRTENRRVSIVISAD